Part of the Olsenella profusa DSM 13989 genome, CTCGAGATCAGGACAGTACATCCCCGCTGCTTCGCGCGCAAAACGTGCTCCTTGAGGGAGATGGTGGTCATTATATCTATGGCGTTGAGAGGCTCGTCAAGGAGGATGAGCCTGGGATTGCCCGCGAAGGCGCATGCTATGGATACGCGTTTGGCCATACCTTGGGAAAGTCTACTAATCTTGGTATCGGCAAAATGGCCACAGCCGAAGCTCTTCAGATGCCCATCTATCTCGCCTGCCGAAAGCCCGAGATCGCGCATCCCGGAGTCAAACGCGCAGAACTCACGCGGGGTAAAGGACGGGAAGCAGAAGGGCTCCTCGGGAAGATATCCGATGGTGCCCCTCTCGATATCCTGGAGGTTCGCGCCGTCCAGTACCCACGACCCTGCATAGTGCTCGACGGTTCCGGCGATGATACCGAACAGAGTAGACTTGCCCGCACCGTTCGGGCCAACAATGCCACAGACCTCACCGTCGGCTGCCCCGAAATCGACAGGCCCTACGCCCATCCCACCTGCATAGTGTTTGACGACCTGTTCCAACTGTATCATCTGTATCTCCAGATGCGTATAGTGACGATAGTTCCGTAGACAAGGGGGATCACTGAGATAGCGGGTAGGAGCCCAAAGAGGAACGTCCACAGCGATGTCACGCGGTGCTGTACGAAAAACTCGCCCATCACAAAGGACCAGACAAAACCGTAAGCAAATGCTCCAAGGCATGCGGCGAGCATGGGAAGAATTTGGGAGGAAGAGGAGAGGGCGCATGACGTTATCGCCACAATGAGCAACAGGACACCGGCCATCAGCGCTTTCACACGAGCTGCCTCCCACGTAGCGACCCTGTAGAATCTCCTTGCCATTCTAAAAGCCCCATCATTTTCTGCCACAGAGAAGTCTGCGAGGAAGAAAGCGCAGATGACCTTGCATGCGGTATAGGTTGCAAAAGGGCTGGCAGAAACGAGCAACATGACAGTTAGAATAGGAACGCAAACAACAAGGGTACCCACGAGATCCGCTTTGCTCGTTTTTTTCAGAATGCCATAGGAAAGTGCCATGGACCTGCCCCTCAACGCAATAGCACGAAAGGGGCCCGACCGCTTCCGACAAGATGCCGATGCGCCTTTCGGGAAAAACAGTATCGACAGGCCCCCTAGGACAATCGCGATAAGGGCCAGCAGGGCGCAAGCGGAAAGCGCCGGATAACGGAGGACATAATTAGGCAACATAATTACTTGGGGACGAAAAGCCGCGATCGTGCGCGATCTGAGTCGTATGGCCTTTGGTCGCGCATTACAACGAATATGGCGTGGCAGAGCTTGCGAGCGACGATGGTTACCGCCTTGCGATGGGATCTGCTCGCGACCCGATTACGTGTGTCCATGCCAGAAGCCAAGGTCAGACGTCCTCGGGGGCGCCCCTCCACGCGATCCTCTTGCGAGAGGCTCTAGTGACACGGTCGGTGAGCGTTTTTCGAAGGGTTATTGCCCCCACCAGCGACCCTCTGCTCCCAAAGCAGATGCGCTACCAAGCTGCGCTACACCCCGGAGCCGCTCCCAGAGTATAAGATATCGAGACTCCGAGCACAACAACGCTCGCCGAGACGCATCAGCCGCCGCATCCCACAGAAGGGTGCACGGCAACCATACCCCCGTACCCCCACCACGTCCTTTCAGCGCATCCGTGTGTGGATGTTGAGTAGGAGCGCCGCAAGGAAGCACGCGAACGCGACCACATGGTCGGCCAGAAGCAGCGGATGACTGCCGAGCACCAGCAAAGTCGCCAGCGCCAGTACCGTGCTGACGCTGGCAAACACCAGGCACAGCACCGTCAGCAGGTGCAGCCTGCGCTCCCTATCCATCTCACTTTGCGGCAGCCTGCAGCGCAGCCTTCACTCCAGCGGCGGTCTTGAGGGCCATGACCTTCTCGGTGAGGGC contains:
- a CDS encoding ABC transporter ATP-binding protein, encoding MIQLEQVVKHYAGGMGVGPVDFGAADGEVCGIVGPNGAGKSTLFGIIAGTVEHYAGSWVLDGANLQDIERGTIGYLPEEPFCFPSFTPREFCAFDSGMRDLGLSAGEIDGHLKSFGCGHFADTKISRLSQGMAKRVSIACAFAGNPRLILLDEPLNAIDIMTTISLKEHVLRAKQRGCTVLISSHILDFIDEVADRVIFLDEGVIVADFNPRDVKAENMYKRCFM